A genomic region of Desulfurobacteriaceae bacterium contains the following coding sequences:
- a CDS encoding DUF507 family protein, which yields MAKQNRFLKLLADRVATNLLEKEYVIADNPESFKKKIYDILFEDYTLEKELEEEAERIIQENAEEVTYRGVSIHKARKLIKEKLAKERGIPVIGSVFSREKANYLAGKILRLILTDDELDYTQERGIIRTAIVRSFEEVAKLRREIDEKVREKIASHSRPIYEGTPEWYALYKRYYNEELIERGLVDTESEV from the coding sequence AGGTTCTTAAAACTTCTTGCAGACAGAGTTGCCACTAACCTTCTTGAAAAGGAGTATGTAATAGCGGATAATCCTGAAAGTTTCAAAAAGAAAATATATGATATTCTATTTGAAGATTATACCCTTGAGAAGGAACTTGAAGAGGAAGCTGAAAGAATAATTCAGGAAAATGCAGAAGAAGTTACATATAGAGGAGTTTCTATCCATAAAGCAAGAAAGCTTATAAAAGAAAAACTTGCAAAAGAAAGAGGAATTCCTGTAATTGGTAGTGTTTTCTCAAGAGAAAAAGCAAATTACTTGGCAGGAAAAATTTTAAGACTTATTCTTACGGATGACGAACTTGATTATACTCAAGAAAGAGGAATAATAAGAACAGCTATAGTTAGATCCTTTGAGGAAGTAGCAAAACTTAGAAGAGAGATTGATGAGAAAGTAAGAGAGAAGATAGCTTCCCATTCAAGACCAATTTACGAAGGTACTCCTGAATGGTATGCGCTTTATAAGCGATACTATAATGAGGAACTAATTGAGAGAGGTTTAGTTGATACCGAATCTGAAGTGTAG